GCCAGCCTGCGCCCGCGCGCCGCCGAGCCCCGCGAGGACGACTGGCGGCCGGTGATGGACGCGGTGGCGTCTGCGAGCAGCGAGTTGTATCGCGCCTTCGTCGGCCAGGCAGGCTTCATGGACTACTTCCGCACTGCCACGCCGATCGACGTGATCGAGCGGATGACGCTGGGCTCGCGGCCGTCACGCCGGCTCGGCCAGGACGCGGCACTGGGCAACCTGCGTGCGATTCCGTGGGTATTTGCCTGGAGCCAGGCACGCGCGGTGATTCCCGGCTGGTATGGCGTAGGCAGTGGCCTGCAGGCGGCGGTTGATGCCGGCCACGAACAGACCCTGCGCGATATGGCGCGAGACTGGCCGTTCTTCCGTACGTTCCTGGACGACATCGCGATGGTGCTGTCCAAGGGCGATATCACCATCGCCGAGCAGTTCTCGTTGTTGTCGGGTGAACTGCACGGGCGCTTCTTCCCGCAGGTGCAGCGCGAACTGGAACTCACCCGGCACTGGCTGCTGGCATTGATGGACCAGAAGACGCTGCTGGACCACGATGCGCGATTGGCGCTGTCGATCCGCCTGCGCAATCCCTACGTCGATCCGATCAGCGTGCTGCAGGTGGACCTGCTGCAGCGCTGGCGGGCCAGCGGGCGCGAGGATGAGGACCTGCTGCGCGCGTTGGTGGCCTGCGTGAACGGTGTTTCGCAGGGCGTGCAGAACACCGGTTGATCCGCATCCGCCGGGCATGGCCCAGCGAATTCGAAATGGTAGTGCCGGCCGCTGGCCGGCAACCTCATGATGTTCGGCAGCACGCGCGAGGTTGCCGGCCAGCGGCCGGCACTACCGGGTTCACGCTCATTCCTCCGGCGACGGCGGGTTCGACGCCAGCAGTTCCAGATGGCGCTGTTCCATTTCCTGGCGCAGCTGGCGGCGGATCTGCGCCGCGGCCTGGCGGCGCTTCTCGTCGGACGTCGCCGGCTGCAATGGCGGGACCGGCGTCGGACGGCCTTCCTCATCCACTGCCACCATGGTGAAGAAGCAGCTGTTGGCGTGGCGCACGCTGCGCTTGAGGATGTCCTCGGCCACCACCTTGATACCGATCTCCATCGACGAGGTGCCGGTGTAGTTCACCGAGGCCAGGAAGGTGACCAGCTCGCCCACCGCGATGGGCTGGCGGAACATCACCTGGTCCACCGACAGGGTGACCACGTAGCTGCCGGCGTAACGGCTGGCGCAGGCGTAGGCGACCTGGTCGAGCAGGCGCAGGACCGCGCCACCGTGGACCTTGCCGGAGAAATTGGCCATCTCCGGCGACATCAGCACGGTCATGGACAGCTGGTGGGTTTTCAGTTCGGTCGACATGCGGCGATTGTATCGGCAACCGGGTAGTGCCGGCCGCTGGCCGGCAGCCACGCGACTGTTTCCGGAGGCCATGAAAAAGCCGGCCAGCGGCCGGCTCTACCAGAAGCAGAAGGGCCGCTTGCGCGGCCCTTCGTGTTTCTTACTTCAGCTTCGCATCGGCGCGCAGGGCGGCGGCGCGGTCGGTCTTCTCCCAGGAGAAGGCCGTGGCGTTGACGGTCTCGCCTTCGCCGTTGAGGTAGCTGAACTCCTTCGGCTTGCGGCCGAAGTGGCCATAGGCCGCGGTCTGCTGGTACATCGGGTGCACCAGGTCGAGCATCTTGATGATGCCGTACGGGCGCAGGTCGAAGTGCTTGCGGATCAGCTTCTCGATCTTGTCGTCGCTGATCTTGCCGGTGCCGAAGGTGGTGACCGAGATCGAGGTCGGCTCAGCCACGCCGATGGCGTAGGAGACCTGCACTTCGCAACGGTCGGCCAGGCCGGCGGCAACCACGTTCTTGGCGACGTAGCGGGCCGCGTAGGCTGCCGAACGGTCGACCTTGGACGGGTCCTTGCCGGAGAAGGCACCACCACCGTGACGGGCCCAGCCGCCGTAGGTGTCGACGATGATCTTGCGGCCGGTCAGGCCGCAGTCGCCCACCGGGCCGCCGATCTCGAACTTGCCGGTCGGGTTGATGTGGAACT
The sequence above is a segment of the Stenotrophomonas maltophilia genome. Coding sequences within it:
- a CDS encoding acyl-CoA thioesterase codes for the protein MSTELKTHQLSMTVLMSPEMANFSGKVHGGAVLRLLDQVAYACASRYAGSYVVTLSVDQVMFRQPIAVGELVTFLASVNYTGTSSMEIGIKVVAEDILKRSVRHANSCFFTMVAVDEEGRPTPVPPLQPATSDEKRRQAAAQIRRQLRQEMEQRHLELLASNPPSPEE